The proteins below come from a single Kitasatospora sp. NBC_00315 genomic window:
- a CDS encoding MFS transporter, with protein MFRNQDPFRRAQLAIAALFLFLGFQYATWVSRLPALKTRLDLSEAQLGLLLMAGGIGAVASFPLVPIVMKRLGSRRLSLWSVLVLGLILPVLAVSPDYPVTLLVICLDGVAVGFLNVAMNAQGAALEVAHERTVMARFHATFSAGSLCAALLASGVNLFTSSLGVHLTAAAVLVLLLVGVTRSGLLTEDQQPPTAPQEQEAGQPEKAPRRLPLPSRLTVWMGLAMVFGTVTEGAMNDWSSLYMKDVADAAPEIAPLGIAVVSGMMVLARIFADGRRARWGDGRIVVAGSALAGLGLATALLVGGVAPALIGFACVGLGVAAVTPCVYVAAAKQGPDALALVAAMGTTGLLAGPALIGFIASAGSLVWGMGAVAVSAALVSLCATRIRWTAPVPV; from the coding sequence ATGTTTCGCAACCAGGATCCATTCCGAAGAGCTCAGCTGGCCATCGCCGCGCTGTTCCTCTTTCTCGGGTTCCAGTACGCCACCTGGGTCTCGCGGCTCCCCGCGCTGAAGACACGGCTCGACCTGAGCGAGGCACAGCTCGGCCTGCTGCTGATGGCGGGCGGCATCGGGGCGGTGGCCTCGTTCCCGCTGGTGCCGATCGTGATGAAACGCCTGGGCTCGCGGCGGTTGTCGCTCTGGTCCGTACTGGTCCTGGGTCTGATCCTGCCGGTGCTGGCGGTGTCACCCGACTACCCGGTCACCCTGCTGGTCATCTGCCTGGACGGCGTGGCCGTGGGATTCCTCAACGTCGCGATGAACGCCCAGGGCGCGGCCCTCGAAGTGGCCCACGAGCGCACGGTGATGGCCAGGTTCCACGCGACGTTCAGCGCCGGCTCGCTCTGCGCCGCGCTGCTCGCCTCCGGCGTCAACCTGTTCACGTCCTCCCTGGGGGTGCATCTGACGGCCGCGGCCGTCCTGGTGCTGCTGCTGGTCGGGGTGACCCGGTCCGGCCTGCTGACCGAGGACCAGCAGCCGCCGACGGCGCCGCAGGAGCAGGAAGCGGGGCAGCCGGAGAAGGCGCCGCGCAGGCTGCCCCTGCCGTCCCGGCTGACCGTCTGGATGGGCCTGGCGATGGTCTTCGGCACCGTCACCGAGGGCGCCATGAACGACTGGTCCTCGCTGTACATGAAGGACGTCGCGGATGCGGCGCCCGAGATCGCGCCGCTGGGCATCGCCGTGGTGTCGGGGATGATGGTGCTCGCCCGGATCTTCGCCGACGGCCGGCGCGCCCGCTGGGGCGACGGCCGGATCGTCGTGGCCGGCAGCGCGTTGGCCGGGCTCGGGCTGGCGACCGCCCTGCTGGTCGGCGGCGTGGCCCCCGCGCTGATCGGTTTCGCCTGCGTCGGCCTGGGGGTCGCGGCCGTGACGCCCTGCGTCTACGTGGCCGCGGCCAAGCAGGGTCCGGACGCGCTGGCCCTGGTCGCCGCGATGGGCACCACCGGCCTGCTGGCGGGGCCGGCCCTGATCGGCTTCATCGCGAGCGCCGGCAGCCTGGTGTGGGGCATGGGCGCCGTCGCCGTCTCGGCGGCCCTGGTCTCGCTGTGCGCCACCCGGATCCGCTGGACGGCGCCGGTCCCGGTCTGA
- a CDS encoding GNAT family N-acetyltransferase, producing the protein MAEDTIRLRRLAESDWDEVVALEARAYAESGLSEGREVLRSRGRVSPATCYVLEYAERFGGYLLALPYPPGRCPELTLPETETETETETDDADDADGSDGADGSDGLGSANLHAHDFVITEDLRARGLSPHFVRQFEQEARSQGFDRISMVAVQRSWILWRRLGYTAHADVTLPESYGPKAVYMSKEL; encoded by the coding sequence ATGGCCGAGGACACCATCCGCCTGCGCCGCCTGGCCGAGAGCGACTGGGACGAGGTCGTGGCGCTGGAGGCACGCGCCTACGCCGAGAGCGGCCTGTCCGAGGGACGGGAGGTGCTGCGCTCCAGGGGCCGCGTCTCACCGGCCACCTGCTACGTGCTGGAGTACGCCGAGCGGTTCGGCGGCTACCTGCTGGCTCTGCCCTACCCGCCCGGCCGTTGCCCGGAGTTGACCCTCCCCGAGACCGAGACCGAGACCGAGACCGAGACCGACGACGCCGATGACGCCGACGGCTCAGACGGCGCCGACGGCTCCGACGGCCTCGGCTCGGCCAACCTGCACGCGCACGACTTCGTGATCACCGAGGACCTGCGCGCGCGGGGCCTCTCGCCGCACTTCGTGCGGCAGTTCGAGCAGGAGGCGCGGTCCCAGGGCTTCGACCGGATCTCGATGGTGGCCGTCCAGCGCAGCTGGATCCTCTGGCGCCGCCTCGGCTACACCGCCCATGCCGACGTCACCCTCCCCGAGAGCTACGGCCCGAAGGCGGTCTACATGTCCAAGGAGCTGTAG
- a CDS encoding DUF6271 family protein, with protein MRRICLTLPTNRACTATIADIGEEAAYAAEHFGVEVRLLILDSSDGSTFSEHAKAVEELPAVPNVIVHHLDEARQRDFLREVIRRAGVAGPELLLDLMLPDAVSYGACTNRAFLLAAALGCESIHRRDSDSGYQRLDGEPVFPIHHELLSLGRSGADAADGVTENTLDRAHGAKPVSMVGASFVGELSVDVGEIKELDAGVYHEVVSLWAPPEWSAEEIGELVQESFVGAGTEPFGADHSVLDIPDIWRLDMCNIGFDRELYERVPLPPATATIGSDYFLLHVVRHAPLPAVVHNRHIVNYYTAERRTGPGFLAYQLRFVKFLLSMLYFHPVYFDLEAAGPELLDEQHHVRAATIAGFARRTAGADRAENVRRLDVVDRCYRRLGGKYAEFADHLAPLRERLLDEAQADIEYFALLIDAWAPLVAASRATGLAQSPVPDSARPHGAAGTPGAVAAPPADTGSAAEEV; from the coding sequence ATGCGCAGGATCTGCCTGACCCTCCCCACCAACCGGGCCTGTACCGCGACCATCGCCGACATCGGCGAGGAGGCCGCCTACGCCGCCGAGCACTTCGGCGTGGAGGTCCGCCTGCTGATCCTCGACTCCTCCGACGGGTCGACGTTCTCCGAGCACGCGAAGGCCGTCGAGGAGCTCCCCGCCGTACCGAACGTGATCGTGCACCACCTCGACGAGGCGCGCCAGCGCGACTTCCTGCGGGAGGTGATCCGGCGCGCCGGGGTCGCCGGGCCCGAGCTGCTGCTCGACCTGATGCTTCCGGACGCCGTCTCCTACGGTGCCTGCACCAACCGGGCGTTCCTGCTGGCCGCCGCCCTCGGCTGCGAGTCGATCCACCGCCGGGACTCCGACAGCGGCTACCAGCGCCTGGACGGCGAGCCGGTCTTCCCGATCCACCACGAACTGCTCTCCCTCGGCAGGTCGGGGGCCGACGCGGCCGACGGCGTCACCGAGAACACGTTGGACCGGGCGCACGGCGCGAAGCCGGTCTCGATGGTCGGGGCCTCCTTCGTCGGTGAACTGTCGGTCGACGTCGGCGAGATCAAGGAGCTGGACGCCGGTGTGTACCACGAGGTGGTCAGCCTCTGGGCGCCGCCCGAGTGGTCCGCGGAGGAGATCGGGGAGCTGGTCCAGGAGTCGTTCGTCGGGGCCGGTACCGAGCCGTTCGGCGCCGACCACTCGGTGCTGGACATCCCCGACATCTGGCGGCTGGACATGTGCAACATCGGCTTCGACCGGGAGCTGTACGAGCGCGTCCCCCTGCCGCCCGCGACGGCCACCATCGGCAGCGACTACTTCCTGCTGCACGTGGTCCGCCACGCCCCGCTCCCCGCGGTCGTGCACAACCGCCACATCGTCAACTACTACACCGCGGAGCGGCGGACCGGCCCCGGCTTCCTCGCCTACCAGCTGCGGTTCGTGAAGTTCCTGCTGTCGATGCTCTACTTCCACCCCGTCTACTTCGACCTGGAGGCGGCCGGCCCGGAACTGCTCGACGAGCAGCACCACGTCCGTGCCGCGACGATCGCCGGATTCGCCCGGCGGACGGCCGGGGCGGACCGCGCGGAGAACGTCCGGCGACTGGACGTGGTGGACCGCTGCTACCGGCGGCTGGGCGGAAAGTACGCCGAGTTCGCCGACCACCTGGCGCCGCTGCGGGAGCGCCTGCTCGACGAGGCCCAGGCGGACATCGAGTACTTCGCGCTGCTGATCGACGCCTGGGCCCCGCTGGTCGCGGCGAGCCGGGCCACCGGCCTCGCGCAGTCGCCGGTGCCGGACTCGGCCCGCCCGCACGGGGCGGCGGGCACGCCCGGCGCCGTGGCGGCTCCGCCCGCCGACACCGGCTCCGCCGCGGAAGAGGTCTGA
- a CDS encoding type III PLP-dependent enzyme, with amino-acid sequence MSGAGTAPLSAALHAALAAASEDRIIYDLAGIGARYTSLTEELPGVAVRFAMKACPVDEVLAHLAAQGAGFDAASPNEIAQALRTGVPVGRIHYGNTVKSDRNIAEAYRLGVRDFATDSLEDVAAIATAAPGARVFCRLATSGEGALWGLSQKFGCSDTDAVRVLAAARAAGLTPAGLSVHVGSQQMTTEAWQDAFERIEGVLVALQRLGIHPDHVNLGGGLPALGYLDRRGNPLDPPLDKMFAVIREGVQRLREVSASALDFVMEPGRHLVADQGAIKAHVSRLSSRQQLNGERQHWLYLSCGKFNGLYEMDELQYRLVFPAHLDAEYVPAVVAGPTCDSDDAYAHEHSRVQVPRTVGSGDPVWILSSGAYATSYTTQGFNGFDPLPYTWLPDTPETAGERRGAGATLR; translated from the coding sequence GTGAGCGGCGCCGGAACGGCCCCGCTGAGCGCGGCCCTGCACGCCGCCCTGGCGGCCGCGTCCGAGGACCGGATCATCTACGACCTCGCCGGCATCGGCGCGCGGTACACCTCACTGACCGAGGAACTCCCCGGCGTCGCCGTCCGGTTCGCCATGAAGGCCTGCCCCGTGGACGAGGTGCTCGCCCATCTCGCGGCCCAGGGAGCCGGATTCGACGCGGCGAGCCCCAACGAGATCGCCCAGGCGCTCCGCACCGGCGTACCGGTCGGCCGGATCCACTACGGCAACACGGTCAAGTCCGACCGGAACATCGCCGAGGCGTACCGCCTGGGGGTGCGGGACTTCGCGACCGACAGCCTGGAGGACGTCGCGGCCATCGCCACGGCCGCTCCCGGCGCCCGGGTGTTCTGCCGGCTGGCCACCAGCGGGGAGGGCGCGCTCTGGGGCCTCAGCCAGAAGTTCGGCTGCTCGGACACCGACGCGGTGCGGGTCCTGGCGGCGGCACGGGCGGCGGGTCTCACACCGGCCGGCCTCTCGGTGCACGTCGGCTCGCAGCAGATGACGACCGAGGCCTGGCAGGACGCCTTCGAGCGCATCGAGGGCGTGCTGGTCGCCCTGCAGCGCCTCGGGATCCACCCGGACCACGTCAACCTGGGCGGCGGGCTGCCCGCGCTCGGCTACCTCGACCGGCGCGGCAATCCGCTCGACCCGCCGCTGGACAAGATGTTCGCCGTGATCCGCGAGGGTGTGCAGCGGCTCCGGGAGGTCTCCGCCTCCGCGCTGGACTTCGTCATGGAGCCGGGCCGCCACCTGGTCGCAGACCAGGGCGCGATCAAGGCCCACGTCTCGCGCCTCTCCTCGCGCCAGCAGCTCAACGGCGAGCGGCAGCACTGGCTCTACCTGAGCTGCGGGAAGTTCAACGGCCTGTACGAGATGGACGAACTGCAGTACCGGCTGGTCTTCCCGGCGCACCTGGACGCGGAGTACGTCCCGGCCGTCGTGGCCGGGCCCACCTGCGACAGCGACGACGCGTACGCCCACGAGCACAGCCGCGTCCAGGTGCCCAGGACGGTCGGCTCCGGGGATCCGGTCTGGATCCTCTCCAGCGGTGCCTACGCCACCAGTTACACGACCCAGGGCTTCAACGGTTTCGACCCGCTTCCCTACACCTGGCTGCCGGACACCCCGGAGACCGCCGGTGAGCGGCGGGGCGCGGGCGCCACGCTCCGCTAG
- a CDS encoding phytanoyl-CoA dioxygenase family protein, with product MTAPDRYLHRAASSRPYFSADGESYLAQTPLKDIRKEQPLRVLSEADLAFWQTYGYVVVKEAIPADAARRLLDFAWDFQGLDPQRPDSWYQERPYRDELDRHLHVYGFVEAYHHQLIWDSRQAQRVYDAFVDVWDCEELWVTLDRLNLNPPNVRNRDRALIEPTDTGFDIELHWDIDSTLAVVPQRVQGIIALSDTEPDHGGFQCNPELFHRFDHWKLDQPDDRDPIRPAVDRDEFPVIRPELSAGDLLIWNGALAHGVARNTSRDGVRAVQYLSMMPALEEHRDMRRSRINSWYTLSTPDWNRTLVGDAVTHESLRYPSAELNDLGRKLLGLTPWHEGSEDSDPLSRAGGATGADRARP from the coding sequence ATGACCGCGCCCGACCGATATCTGCACCGAGCCGCTTCCAGCCGCCCGTACTTCAGCGCGGACGGTGAGAGCTACCTGGCCCAGACTCCCCTGAAGGACATCCGCAAGGAGCAACCGCTGCGCGTGCTGTCCGAGGCCGATCTCGCCTTCTGGCAGACCTACGGGTACGTCGTCGTCAAGGAGGCGATCCCCGCCGACGCCGCCAGGCGCCTGCTGGACTTCGCCTGGGACTTCCAGGGGTTGGACCCGCAGCGGCCCGACAGTTGGTACCAGGAGCGTCCCTACCGCGACGAGCTGGACCGCCACCTGCACGTCTACGGCTTCGTCGAGGCCTACCACCACCAGCTGATCTGGGACAGCCGGCAGGCCCAGCGCGTCTACGACGCCTTCGTCGACGTCTGGGACTGCGAGGAACTCTGGGTCACCCTGGACCGCCTCAACCTCAACCCGCCCAACGTCCGCAACCGCGACCGGGCCCTGATCGAACCCACCGACACCGGCTTCGACATCGAACTCCACTGGGACATCGACAGCACCCTCGCCGTCGTCCCGCAGCGCGTGCAGGGCATCATCGCCCTCTCCGACACCGAGCCCGACCACGGCGGCTTCCAGTGCAACCCCGAGCTGTTCCACCGGTTCGACCACTGGAAGCTCGACCAGCCGGACGACCGCGACCCGATCCGCCCGGCCGTCGACCGGGACGAGTTCCCCGTCATCAGGCCGGAGTTGTCCGCCGGCGACCTGCTCATCTGGAACGGCGCGCTGGCCCACGGCGTGGCCCGCAACACCTCCCGCGACGGCGTCCGGGCGGTGCAGTACCTCTCGATGATGCCCGCGCTCGAGGAGCACCGGGACATGCGCCGCTCCCGCATCAACTCCTGGTACACCCTCAGCACTCCCGACTGGAACCGCACCCTGGTCGGCGACGCCGTCACGCACGAGTCCCTGCGCTACCCCTCGGCCGAACTCAACGACCTCGGGCGGAAGTTGCTCGGCCTGACCCCCTGGCACGAAGGGTCCGAGGACTCGGACCCGCTGTCACGGGCGGGCGGCGCCACCGGCGCCGACCGGGCGCGGCCGTGA